The Microbacterium sp. LWH7-1.2 genome window below encodes:
- a CDS encoding aspartate aminotransferase family protein, whose translation MAETDAVERLIAQEQTAFLKRQPRSAEFGAEAAKYLAGGATSSWQIAKPQAVWMTHGEGSKVYDVDGNEYVDMHGGYGASIAGHAHPAIVEAVSDRVRRGTHFAQPTEDAIWVGCELANRFDLPLWRFGNSGTESTMDAVHLMRAVTGRDLILKLEGGYDGHHDSVQVSVMPDAAEIGPAERPTGVIANGGIPKAFTDLTIVVPFNDLEAVERALIEHEGRVAGMLLEPVMMNAGIIPPDPGYLQGLKDLLHRHGALMAFDEVKTGFTTGPGGATALYGVTPDIVCLAKALGGGIAVSAIGGTREVMSAIVDGRYDQVGTFNGNPLAMAAARATLSGVLTADTYTHLDSLASSLRTQMEATIAEYGPAWSVVSVGAKGCVTFTPERVRNFRDFLGVDDRFSHAHWLVQHNNGAFLPPWGKVEQWLISAQHTQDDIDLFARNFRTFVEGSVDR comes from the coding sequence CCGCGAAGTATCTCGCGGGCGGTGCGACGTCGAGCTGGCAGATCGCGAAGCCGCAGGCCGTCTGGATGACGCACGGTGAAGGGTCGAAAGTCTACGACGTCGACGGCAACGAGTACGTCGACATGCACGGCGGGTACGGTGCCTCGATCGCCGGGCACGCCCATCCGGCGATCGTCGAGGCCGTCAGCGATCGCGTGCGCCGGGGCACCCACTTCGCACAGCCGACCGAGGACGCGATCTGGGTCGGCTGCGAGCTCGCGAACAGGTTCGACCTGCCCCTTTGGCGGTTCGGGAACTCCGGCACAGAGTCGACGATGGACGCCGTTCACCTGATGCGGGCCGTAACCGGACGCGACCTGATCCTCAAGCTCGAAGGCGGCTACGACGGGCACCACGACTCCGTCCAGGTCTCGGTCATGCCCGACGCTGCCGAGATCGGCCCCGCGGAACGACCCACGGGCGTGATCGCGAACGGCGGAATCCCCAAGGCGTTCACCGACCTGACCATCGTCGTGCCCTTCAACGACCTCGAAGCGGTCGAGCGGGCACTCATCGAGCACGAGGGGCGGGTCGCGGGCATGCTGCTCGAGCCCGTCATGATGAACGCCGGCATCATCCCGCCGGACCCTGGGTACCTGCAGGGCCTGAAGGATCTGCTGCACCGGCACGGTGCACTGATGGCGTTCGACGAGGTGAAGACCGGATTCACCACCGGCCCGGGTGGCGCGACCGCCCTGTACGGGGTTACTCCCGACATCGTCTGTCTGGCGAAGGCCCTCGGCGGTGGCATTGCGGTCTCGGCCATCGGTGGTACCCGCGAGGTCATGAGTGCCATCGTCGACGGCCGCTACGACCAGGTGGGGACTTTCAACGGCAACCCCCTCGCGATGGCTGCGGCGCGCGCAACCCTGTCCGGGGTGCTGACCGCGGACACCTACACCCACCTGGACTCCCTAGCCAGCTCGCTGCGGACGCAGATGGAGGCAACCATCGCCGAGTACGGCCCCGCGTGGAGTGTCGTGAGCGTTGGGGCGAAGGGATGCGTCACGTTCACGCCAGAGCGGGTGCGGAACTTCCGGGACTTCCTGGGTGTGGACGACCGGTTCAGCCACGCGCACTGGCTGGTGCAGCATAACAATGGGGCGTTCTTGCCGCCGTGGGGCAAGGTCGAGCAATGGCTGATCTCCGCTCAGCACACGCAGGACGACATCGACCTGTTCGCCCGCAACTTCCGCACCTTCGTGGAAGGCTCCGTCGACCGGTAG